The proteins below are encoded in one region of Sphingobium yanoikuyae:
- a CDS encoding GNAT family N-acetyltransferase, translating into MTEPSIIVDRVTSDAQGLEALATLRIRIFREWPYLYEGDAAHEEAYLREFLASDKATLVRARIGEEPVGIATASPLAGQPDSLVAPLAAAGVDVARSFYFGESVLLPAYHGRGIGHLFFDAREAAAREAGAEYAIFCGVVRGEDDPRRPAGARDLAPFWRKRGYAPIKGALCDMSWKEIGGSEKVSHPMQFWMRAL; encoded by the coding sequence ATGACCGAGCCGTCGATCATCGTCGACCGCGTGACCAGCGATGCGCAGGGACTTGAGGCGCTGGCGACGCTGCGCATCCGCATCTTCCGTGAGTGGCCCTATCTCTATGAGGGCGATGCCGCGCATGAGGAGGCGTATCTGCGCGAATTTCTGGCGAGCGACAAGGCGACTTTGGTGCGGGCGCGGATCGGCGAGGAGCCGGTCGGCATCGCCACCGCCTCGCCGCTGGCCGGCCAGCCCGACAGCCTGGTCGCGCCGCTGGCGGCGGCGGGCGTCGATGTCGCGCGCAGCTTCTATTTCGGCGAGTCCGTGCTGCTGCCGGCCTATCATGGTCGCGGCATCGGCCATCTCTTCTTCGACGCGCGGGAGGCGGCGGCGCGGGAGGCTGGCGCCGAATATGCGATCTTCTGTGGCGTGGTGCGCGGCGAGGACGATCCGCGCCGCCCGGCCGGCGCCCGCGACCTTGCCCCCTTCTGGCGCAAGCGCGGCTATGCGCCGATCAAGGGCGCGCTGTGCGACATGAGCTGGAAGGAAATTGGCGGCAGCGAAAAGGTCAGCCACCCGATGCAATTCTGGATGCGGGCGCTGTAA
- a CDS encoding FAD binding domain-containing protein gives MKSFTYERAKTPEQAAAAVAGRPGAKYLAGGTNLLDLMKLEIETPTHLVDVQDLKLDQIEKTAEGGLRIGALVTNTALASDMAVRRDYGVLARAIVAGASGQLRNKATTAGNLLQRTRCPYFYDTNMPCNKRRPGTGCAAIGGFSRQLAVIGSSDQCIATYPGDMGVALRLLDAKVETVKADGAKRAIDFADFHRLPGNEPQRDNVLEAGELITAVTLPKPIGGTQLYYKVRDRASYAFALVSVATVIQKDGSGRVAFGGVAHRPWRVEAAESAFPGGARAVTEKVFADARPTEDNRFKLKLAERTLASLMAQARS, from the coding sequence ATGAAGAGCTTTACCTATGAACGGGCGAAGACGCCCGAGCAGGCCGCCGCCGCCGTGGCCGGCCGGCCTGGCGCCAAATATCTGGCTGGCGGCACCAATTTGCTCGACCTGATGAAGCTGGAGATCGAGACGCCGACCCATCTGGTCGATGTCCAGGATCTGAAGCTTGACCAGATCGAGAAGACGGCGGAGGGCGGGCTGCGGATCGGCGCGCTCGTCACCAACACGGCGCTGGCGTCGGACATGGCGGTCCGCCGCGACTATGGCGTCCTTGCCCGTGCGATCGTCGCCGGCGCCAGCGGCCAGTTGCGCAACAAGGCGACGACGGCGGGGAACCTGCTGCAGCGAACCCGCTGCCCCTATTTCTACGACACCAACATGCCCTGCAACAAGCGTCGGCCCGGCACCGGCTGCGCGGCGATCGGCGGCTTTTCCCGGCAGCTGGCCGTCATCGGCTCGTCGGACCAGTGCATCGCCACCTATCCCGGCGACATGGGCGTGGCGCTGCGCCTGCTCGATGCGAAGGTCGAGACGGTGAAGGCCGATGGCGCAAAGCGCGCAATCGATTTTGCGGATTTCCATCGCCTGCCCGGCAATGAGCCGCAGCGCGACAATGTGCTGGAGGCTGGCGAACTGATCACCGCCGTCACCCTGCCAAAGCCGATCGGCGGCACCCAGCTCTATTACAAGGTGCGCGACCGGGCCTCCTATGCCTTCGCGCTGGTTTCGGTCGCCACCGTCATCCAGAAGGACGGTAGCGGACGCGTGGCATTTGGCGGCGTCGCCCATCGGCCCTGGCGGGTGGAAGCGGCCGAAAGCGCCTTTCCAGGCGGCGCGCGCGCGGTGACGGAGAAGGTCTTTGCCGATGCCCGTCCGACCGAGGACAACAGGTTCAAGCTGAAACTGGCCGAGCGGACGCTGGCGTCGCTCATGGCCCAGGCGAGGAGTTGA
- a CDS encoding tetratricopeptide repeat protein codes for MADWIRAATALGIGLSLASVSIEPAFSPATLAALDPVRLARSLCSGPGVGSALARELLIAAAAAQPIAQAPPIPLFDDLTHSRFPLTSTNPQARRYFSQGLLLMYGFNHAGAVRSFRAAQRLDPACALCWWGEAVALGPNINAPMDAGDRGAALAAMDRAMTLRDRASPMERGLIAAAALRYAPDPDADRAALDGAYADAMLALAARFPADDDVALLAAEAAMDTSPWNYWEADRKTPIGRAGAAIRLVETVQARNPAHVQAAHLMIHLLEASDAKRAEAAADRLSADGVPSAAHLVHMPSHIYQVVGRYRDSIRVNIAAARADEVFIRATDDHSLVRYGYYPHNVHFIVASAQMAGDMDGAMREARRLRVILDPATSAAIAWIQAIDAAPYLAMAQFAAPADILALPAPDPRLPYAIAMRHYARAVARAQQRDQRGFDAEVAAMSALARSDALAPMIAQGVPAPDLIALATAVARGRLATAQRRYAQAADHYRAAIALERRIPYQEPAYWYYPVHQSLGAALFLAGRHDDASAAFRQALIQAPNNGWALYGLARAEAAQGHKAEAAAARKALTSAWSGDPDWLRMNRL; via the coding sequence ATGGCTGACTGGATAAGGGCGGCGACCGCGCTGGGCATCGGCCTGTCGCTCGCCTCCGTATCGATCGAACCTGCCTTCTCGCCCGCGACGCTTGCCGCGCTCGATCCTGTCCGCCTCGCCCGCAGCCTGTGCAGCGGCCCAGGGGTCGGCTCCGCCCTCGCCCGCGAATTGCTGATCGCGGCGGCCGCCGCCCAGCCGATCGCTCAAGCCCCGCCGATCCCGCTGTTCGATGATCTCACCCATTCACGCTTTCCACTGACCAGCACCAATCCGCAGGCGCGCCGCTATTTCAGCCAGGGTCTGCTGCTCATGTACGGCTTCAACCATGCCGGCGCGGTCCGCTCCTTCCGTGCGGCACAGCGGCTCGATCCGGCCTGCGCGCTCTGCTGGTGGGGCGAGGCGGTGGCGCTCGGCCCCAATATCAACGCACCGATGGATGCCGGCGACCGGGGCGCGGCTCTTGCCGCGATGGACCGGGCGATGACGCTGCGCGATCGGGCCTCACCGATGGAGCGCGGCCTGATCGCGGCCGCGGCGCTGCGCTATGCCCCTGATCCCGATGCCGATCGCGCGGCGCTCGACGGCGCCTATGCCGATGCGATGCTGGCGCTCGCGGCGCGCTTCCCGGCCGATGACGATGTCGCCCTGCTGGCGGCCGAAGCGGCGATGGACACCAGCCCGTGGAATTATTGGGAGGCCGACCGCAAGACCCCGATCGGGCGCGCCGGCGCCGCCATCCGCCTGGTCGAAACGGTGCAGGCGCGCAATCCCGCCCATGTCCAGGCGGCGCATCTGATGATCCACCTGCTCGAAGCGAGCGATGCAAAACGCGCCGAAGCTGCCGCCGACCGCCTCTCCGCCGATGGCGTGCCCAGCGCCGCCCATCTCGTCCATATGCCGAGCCACATCTATCAGGTCGTCGGCCGCTATCGTGACTCGATCCGCGTCAACATCGCCGCCGCCCGCGCCGACGAAGTCTTCATTCGCGCCACCGACGACCACAGCCTGGTGCGCTACGGCTATTATCCGCACAATGTCCATTTCATCGTCGCCTCCGCGCAAATGGCAGGCGACATGGATGGCGCGATGCGGGAGGCGCGCCGCCTGCGCGTCATTCTCGATCCCGCAACCTCCGCCGCCATCGCCTGGATCCAGGCGATCGACGCCGCCCCCTATCTGGCCATGGCGCAGTTCGCCGCGCCTGCCGACATCCTCGCCCTGCCCGCGCCCGATCCGCGCCTGCCCTATGCCATCGCCATGCGCCATTATGCCCGCGCCGTCGCCCGTGCCCAGCAGCGCGACCAGCGCGGCTTCGATGCGGAGGTCGCGGCAATGAGCGCGCTCGCCCGCTCCGATGCACTGGCCCCGATGATTGCGCAGGGCGTCCCAGCCCCGGACCTGATCGCGCTCGCCACCGCGGTCGCGCGCGGCCGTCTCGCCACCGCCCAGCGCCGCTATGCGCAGGCCGCCGACCATTATCGCGCCGCGATCGCGCTGGAGCGCAGGATACCCTATCAGGAACCGGCCTACTGGTATTATCCGGTGCATCAGTCGCTCGGCGCCGCCCTCTTCCTCGCCGGCCGCCACGACGATGCCAGCGCCGCTTTCCGCCAGGCACTGATCCAGGCCCCCAATAATGGCTGGGCGCTCTACGGCCTTGCCCGCGCGGAGGCAGCCCAGGGGCACAAGGCAGAGGCCGCCGCCGCCCGCAAGGCCCTGACCAGCGCCTGGTCCGGCGATCCCGACTGGCTGCGGATGAACCGGCTCTGA
- a CDS encoding ketosteroid isomerase-related protein: MSEATLALVHAYYDAFNRQDAEGMLALLADDVRHEPSQGAARIGKAAFADFLAHMNICYAETVIDPIVLANAEGTRAAAEFMLDGRYLMTDEGLPPAVGQTYHLRVGAFFDIGEGQITRISNHYNLADWIAQVDRV; the protein is encoded by the coding sequence GTGTCCGAAGCGACCCTGGCCCTGGTCCATGCCTATTATGACGCCTTCAACCGGCAGGATGCCGAGGGGATGCTGGCGCTGCTGGCCGACGATGTGCGGCATGAGCCGAGCCAGGGCGCGGCCCGTATCGGCAAGGCAGCCTTCGCCGATTTCCTGGCCCATATGAACATTTGCTATGCCGAGACGGTGATCGATCCGATCGTGCTCGCGAACGCGGAAGGGACGCGGGCGGCGGCCGAGTTCATGCTGGATGGCCGCTATCTGATGACCGACGAAGGCCTGCCGCCGGCCGTCGGCCAGACCTATCATCTGCGCGTCGGCGCCTTCTTTGATATCGGCGAGGGCCAGATAACGCGCATTTCCAACCATTATAATCTGGCCGACTGGATCGCGCAGGTCGATCGGGTCTAA
- the paoA gene encoding aldehyde dehydrogenase iron-sulfur subunit PaoA, translated as MADFPDMGVSRRGILAGGAASATVAVIPAPVQAQPSPAAPPPMMAVDFIVNGERQQLKLDTRTTLLDALREHLKLTGTKKGCDHGQCGACTVMVNGTRINSCLSLALQHQGDEITTIEGLGMPDNLHPMQAAFIAHDGYQCGYCTPGQICSAVAVLKEIEQGVPSHVQADITRAPDYSNIEMRERMSGNLCRCGAYSNIAEAMAQVAGAKA; from the coding sequence ATGGCCGATTTTCCGGATATGGGCGTGTCGCGACGTGGCATATTGGCGGGCGGTGCCGCCTCCGCGACGGTTGCCGTCATTCCAGCACCAGTGCAGGCACAGCCGTCTCCCGCTGCGCCGCCGCCGATGATGGCGGTCGATTTCATCGTGAATGGCGAGCGGCAGCAGTTGAAGCTCGACACCCGCACGACATTGCTCGACGCGCTGCGCGAACATCTCAAGCTGACCGGCACCAAGAAGGGCTGCGATCATGGCCAGTGCGGCGCCTGCACCGTGATGGTCAACGGCACCCGCATCAACAGCTGCCTCAGCCTGGCGCTGCAGCATCAGGGCGACGAGATCACCACGATCGAAGGGCTGGGCATGCCCGACAACCTGCATCCGATGCAGGCCGCTTTCATCGCCCATGACGGCTATCAGTGCGGCTATTGCACGCCGGGGCAGATCTGCTCTGCCGTTGCCGTGCTCAAGGAAATCGAGCAGGGCGTGCCGAGCCATGTCCAGGCGGACATCACCCGCGCCCCGGACTATTCCAATATCGAGATGCGCGAGCGGATGAGCGGCAATCTCTGCCGTTGCGGCGCCTATTCCAACATTGCCGAGGCCATGGCGCAGGTCGCGGGAGCAAAGGCATGA
- a CDS encoding adenosine deaminase, producing MTDIDQFIAGLPKAELHLHIEGTLEPELMFALARRNDVTLPYGSIDEIRQAYDFGNLQDFLDIYYAGTNVLRTPQDFHDLAAAYFDRAAQDNIVHAEIMFDPQAHTSRGVPFAHVIEGLLSAMRDAEERHGITSDLILSFLRHLSEEEAFDTLHAATPWLSQIKAVGLDSSEVGHPPEKFARVFAAAADAGLKLCAHAGEEGPPAYVWEALDLLKVDRIDHGNRALEEDALVERLVDEQMVLTVCPLSNLKLCVIDDIASHPLDRMLDMGLRATVNSDDPAYFGGYLNDNYRAVTAARDLTREQIALLARNSIIGSFLPQQAKDAHLATIDAYLEQAH from the coding sequence ATGACCGACATCGACCAATTTATCGCCGGACTGCCCAAGGCAGAGTTGCACCTCCATATCGAAGGGACGCTGGAGCCCGAACTGATGTTCGCGCTGGCCCGGCGTAACGACGTGACGCTGCCTTACGGCTCGATCGACGAGATCCGCCAGGCCTATGATTTCGGCAATCTCCAGGATTTCCTCGACATCTATTATGCCGGCACCAATGTGCTGCGCACGCCGCAGGATTTCCACGATCTCGCGGCCGCCTATTTCGATCGCGCAGCGCAGGACAATATCGTCCATGCCGAAATCATGTTCGATCCGCAGGCGCACACATCGCGCGGCGTGCCCTTCGCCCATGTGATCGAGGGGCTGCTGTCAGCCATGCGGGACGCGGAAGAACGCCATGGCATCACCAGCGACCTGATCCTGAGCTTCCTGCGCCATCTGAGCGAGGAAGAGGCCTTTGACACACTGCACGCCGCGACCCCCTGGCTGTCGCAGATCAAGGCCGTGGGGCTGGACTCGTCGGAAGTCGGCCACCCGCCCGAGAAATTCGCCCGCGTCTTCGCCGCTGCAGCCGATGCCGGCCTCAAGCTGTGCGCCCACGCCGGCGAGGAAGGCCCGCCCGCCTATGTCTGGGAAGCGCTCGACCTGCTCAAGGTCGACCGGATCGACCATGGCAATCGCGCGCTGGAGGAGGATGCCCTGGTCGAGCGACTGGTGGACGAGCAGATGGTGCTGACCGTCTGCCCGCTCTCCAACCTCAAATTATGCGTGATCGACGACATCGCCAGCCATCCGCTCGACCGGATGCTGGACATGGGCCTGCGCGCGACGGTCAATTCCGACGATCCGGCCTATTTCGGCGGCTATCTCAACGACAATTATCGCGCCGTCACCGCCGCACGCGACCTGACCCGCGAACAAATTGCCCTGCTGGCGCGCAACAGCATCATCGGCTCCTTCCTGCCGCAGCAGGCCAAGGACGCCCATCTGGCGACCATCGACGCCTATCTCGAACAGGCGCATTGA
- a CDS encoding chloride channel protein, with protein sequence MSRPGQRWSRRRARALLRHSGPTSLLFRRRLALIGGAVLVGLAALAFAWAADEATEAFHRLATANRWLPLLLTPLGFAALAWITRSVAPFAGGSGIPQVIAATQLPEKVGRCLVDLRMALLKVVLTISGLLVGASVGREGPTVQISAAILARVHALLNVPLRASVMVAGGAAGVAAAFNTPLAGIAFAIEELASAYEQRMTLLVITAVIISGMVSLGVAGDYVYFGAVAAHLPLQSAVPIALLAGLLGGMSGGLFARLALDAATARNRMTDWMRAHPVLFAGGCGLLVAAIGVATGLTWGTSYAPARTMIAGGDQPLWFAPAKFLSTLATSVSGIPGGIFAPSLATGAGFGNLLRWIFPGEPASAVVLLGMVAYFTGVVRAPLTAVIIISETTGSRGFMLPLLGAALVADASAQIFCRERLYHGLSRNFLERAKAAEANR encoded by the coding sequence ATGAGCCGCCCCGGCCAGCGCTGGAGCCGCCGCCGCGCCCGCGCGCTGCTGCGCCATAGCGGGCCGACATCCTTGCTGTTTCGCCGTCGCCTCGCCCTGATCGGCGGCGCCGTGCTGGTGGGCCTCGCCGCGCTCGCCTTCGCCTGGGCCGCGGACGAAGCGACCGAGGCTTTCCATCGCCTCGCCACCGCCAATCGCTGGCTGCCGCTGCTGCTGACCCCGCTCGGCTTTGCCGCCCTCGCCTGGATCACCCGCAGCGTCGCGCCCTTTGCCGGCGGATCAGGCATTCCGCAGGTGATCGCCGCCACCCAATTGCCGGAAAAGGTCGGCCGCTGCCTGGTTGACCTGCGCATGGCCCTGCTGAAGGTCGTGCTGACCATATCCGGCCTGCTGGTCGGCGCATCGGTCGGCCGCGAAGGCCCCACCGTCCAGATTTCCGCCGCCATTCTTGCCCGCGTTCACGCCCTGCTGAACGTGCCCCTGCGCGCGTCCGTCATGGTCGCGGGCGGCGCGGCCGGCGTTGCCGCCGCCTTCAACACGCCGCTCGCCGGTATTGCCTTCGCGATCGAGGAACTGGCTTCCGCCTATGAGCAGCGCATGACCTTGCTGGTCATCACGGCGGTCATCATCTCGGGCATGGTCAGCCTCGGCGTCGCTGGCGACTATGTCTATTTCGGCGCGGTCGCCGCCCATCTGCCGCTGCAGTCGGCAGTGCCGATCGCGCTGCTGGCCGGGTTGCTGGGCGGCATGTCCGGCGGCCTGTTCGCGCGGCTGGCGCTCGATGCCGCCACCGCGCGCAATCGCATGACCGACTGGATGCGGGCCCATCCAGTGCTGTTCGCCGGCGGCTGCGGCCTGCTGGTGGCGGCGATCGGCGTGGCCACCGGCCTCACTTGGGGCACCAGCTATGCCCCGGCCCGCACCATGATCGCGGGCGGCGACCAGCCGCTCTGGTTCGCCCCTGCCAAATTCCTCAGCACCCTCGCCACCAGCGTCTCGGGCATTCCCGGCGGCATCTTCGCCCCCTCGCTCGCCACCGGCGCCGGCTTCGGCAATCTGCTGCGCTGGATTTTCCCCGGCGAACCGGCGAGCGCCGTCGTGCTGCTGGGCATGGTCGCCTATTTCACCGGCGTGGTGCGCGCGCCATTGACCGCCGTCATCATCATTTCGGAAACCACCGGCAGCCGCGGCTTCATGTTGCCGCTGCTGGGCGCCGCACTGGTCGCCGACGCATCGGCGCAGATATTCTGTCGCGAGCGCCTCTATCACGGCCTGTCCCGCAACTTCCTGGAGCGGGCCAAGGCCGCCGAAGCGAACCGCTGA
- a CDS encoding carbon-nitrogen hydrolase family protein, with translation MTHIRVAAAQYPIEQMQSFAAWQEKLTRWVEEAAVLGATLAIFPEYAAMELAGIDPERAADLTASLDLVMQFGEAHDRLHAELAARLDIMILAGSRPVRESDGRIVNRARLFCPDGTTGHQDKIMMTRFERERWGISGGDSINLIHTPIGPVGISICYDVEFPMIARAQAEAGAKLILTPSATDTMQGYWRVRIGAQARAMENQCFVVQSPSVGMAPWLPCMDENFGAAGAFGPPDGAMPDDGVIALGQANGPAWVVADIDLAMVDALRADGTVLPFRHWPEQHVPFHIIQNGAGSDVIAQMASDAARDDAPAAPQIEDQEIAE, from the coding sequence TTGACCCACATTCGCGTTGCCGCCGCCCAATATCCGATCGAGCAGATGCAGAGCTTTGCCGCCTGGCAGGAAAAGCTGACCCGCTGGGTGGAGGAGGCCGCCGTGCTGGGCGCGACGCTGGCGATCTTCCCCGAATATGCGGCGATGGAGCTGGCCGGGATCGATCCGGAGCGAGCGGCGGACCTGACCGCCTCGCTCGACCTGGTTATGCAGTTTGGCGAAGCCCATGACCGCCTCCATGCCGAGCTTGCGGCGCGGCTCGACATCATGATCCTGGCGGGTAGCCGGCCGGTGCGGGAAAGCGACGGGCGGATCGTCAATCGCGCGCGGCTGTTCTGTCCCGACGGCACCACCGGCCATCAGGACAAGATCATGATGACCCGGTTCGAGCGCGAGCGCTGGGGCATCAGCGGCGGCGACAGCATCAACCTCATCCACACGCCGATCGGGCCGGTCGGCATATCGATCTGCTATGATGTCGAATTTCCGATGATCGCGCGGGCGCAGGCGGAGGCCGGCGCCAAGCTGATCCTGACGCCATCGGCCACCGACACGATGCAGGGCTATTGGCGGGTGCGGATCGGCGCGCAGGCGCGGGCGATGGAAAATCAATGCTTCGTCGTCCAGTCGCCCAGCGTCGGCATGGCGCCCTGGCTGCCCTGCATGGACGAGAATTTCGGCGCCGCCGGCGCCTTTGGTCCGCCCGATGGCGCGATGCCCGACGATGGCGTGATCGCGTTGGGGCAGGCGAACGGCCCGGCCTGGGTGGTGGCGGACATCGACCTTGCCATGGTCGACGCGCTGCGCGCCGACGGCACGGTGCTGCCCTTCCGCCACTGGCCCGAACAGCATGTGCCCTTCCACATCATCCAGAATGGCGCGGGATCGGACGTGATCGCGCAGATGGCCAGCGATGCCGCGCGCGACGATGCGCCGGCCGCGCCGCAAATCGAAGATCAGGAGATTGCAGAATGA